One Deinococcota bacterium DNA window includes the following coding sequences:
- a CDS encoding DUF2847 family protein has translation MSLRDRIFNLTSPEDVESFLGQHPTSVIFKAGTCHKTMQGFGFLQERLQDRDDLMVGVIRVVEARPASNLVAERTNIVHQSPQVILFRDGEAVFDADNWSITPDALEAGFQHVPHTPTGGAVGQVQAQSDLTPYKRLLEQYLSGEMSDQEFEYTYTTLFRDDASLRAKDEVEVLNSIFGDVDKHMEMHMMMGGRTTNHSAVRERAESAYERLQQL, from the coding sequence ATGAGCCTAAGAGACAGAATCTTCAACCTGACGAGCCCCGAGGATGTCGAGAGCTTTTTGGGGCAGCATCCGACCAGCGTCATCTTCAAGGCGGGCACCTGCCACAAGACCATGCAGGGCTTCGGCTTTTTGCAGGAGCGGTTGCAGGACCGCGACGACCTCATGGTCGGGGTGATCCGCGTGGTCGAGGCCCGGCCGGCCAGCAATCTCGTCGCCGAAAGGACGAACATCGTCCACCAGTCGCCGCAGGTGATCCTCTTCCGCGACGGCGAGGCGGTCTTCGACGCGGACAACTGGAGCATCACCCCCGACGCGCTCGAGGCGGGCTTTCAGCACGTCCCCCACACGCCCACGGGCGGCGCCGTCGGCCAGGTCCAGGCGCAGAGCGACCTGACACCCTACAAGCGCCTCTTGGAGCAGTACCTGTCGGGCGAGATGAGCGACCAGGAGTTCGAGTACACCTACACCACCCTGTTCCGCGACGACGCCAGCTTGCGCGCCAAGGACGAGGTCGAGGTCCTGAACAGCATCTTCGGCGACGTGGACAAGCACATGGAGATGCACATGATGATGGGCGGTCGCACCACCAACCACAGCGCGGTGCGCGAGCGGGCCGAGAGCGCCTACGAGAGGCTTCAGCAGTTGTAG
- a CDS encoding type II toxin-antitoxin system PrlF family antitoxin: MEESARSKVTEKYQATIPAPIRKVLGVKKGDTVIFEVVGGQVVLRRMPPLDRDYLGALTATLGEWNSKEDDDAYGGL; encoded by the coding sequence ATGGAAGAAAGCGCGCGCTCGAAAGTTACCGAGAAATACCAGGCCACGATTCCCGCACCGATCCGCAAGGTGCTGGGGGTAAAAAAGGGTGACACGGTGATCTTCGAGGTGGTTGGCGGCCAGGTGGTCTTGCGGCGAATGCCGCCTCTCGACAGGGATTACTTGGGCGCCCTTACGGCAACGCTTGGCGAGTGGAACTCAAAGGAAGATGACGACGCCTACGGCGGGCTTTGA
- a CDS encoding type II toxin-antitoxin system PemK/MazF family toxin yields MTTPTAGFERFSVWLLPFPFTDKLASKRRPAVVVSSEAAFNTPAGHSVMAMITSARHSAWPLDVSIGELGSAGLPAPSVVRMKLFTLDHRLALRPLGMLAGADQEALEVALARLLTNGPAA; encoded by the coding sequence ATGACGACGCCTACGGCGGGCTTTGAACGGTTCAGTGTGTGGTTGCTGCCTTTTCCCTTTACGGACAAGCTGGCGAGCAAAAGGCGGCCGGCCGTGGTGGTCTCGAGCGAGGCCGCGTTCAATACGCCCGCAGGTCACAGCGTGATGGCGATGATTACCTCCGCGCGTCACAGCGCCTGGCCTCTTGACGTTTCAATTGGCGAGCTTGGTAGCGCCGGTTTGCCCGCGCCCTCGGTCGTACGCATGAAGCTCTTCACTCTCGACCACCGGCTGGCGCTGCGGCCTCTGGGCATGCTCGCCGGGGCTGACCAGGAGGCGCTCGAGGTTGCGCTAGCACGCTTGCTGACGAATGGCCCAGCAGCGTGA